The proteins below come from a single Leptospiraceae bacterium genomic window:
- a CDS encoding malate:quinone oxidoreductase → MIIKHTLDNSQITETEKNKEKLKTKSDVILIGAGIMSATLGILLKELEPNLTITVLERLDAAARESSNAWNNAGTGHSAFCELNYTLEEENGSIDISKALKIASWYEVSKEFWAYLAEKKILDPDHFIHKIPHYSFVWGEEDVSFLKRRYEALSKEPLFQDLQYTEDRSVLSEWMPLVMKGRDKNTPVAGTKMDIGTDVDFGTLTRDLFKYLANLDGVSVKYHEDVNDLEREKDGLWNLTATNQTTHEKEHHEASFVFIGAGGGSLPLLEKSDIPEAEGFGGFPISGQWLRCMNPEIIESHFAKVYGKASVGSPPMSVPHLDTRLINGKKELLFGPYAGFTTRFLKRGSYWDLAKSLELGNIFPMISAGMHNLPLTKYLIQQALQSHRDRMKALKVYFPKAKSKDWKLEIAGKRVQVIKADKEEGGVLEFGTEVVAAKDGTLAALLGASPGASTSVAIMLEVIADCFKRKTSSPEWQTKLKRMIPSYGESFIQNEELCKKSRKRTEEILNLK, encoded by the coding sequence ATGATAATTAAACATACATTAGATAATTCGCAAATTACAGAAACTGAAAAAAACAAAGAGAAACTAAAAACCAAATCCGATGTAATCTTAATCGGAGCGGGGATAATGAGTGCTACCCTCGGAATACTATTGAAAGAATTGGAACCTAATTTAACTATAACTGTTTTAGAAAGGTTAGATGCGGCAGCTCGGGAAAGTTCCAATGCTTGGAATAATGCAGGTACGGGCCATTCTGCATTTTGTGAACTCAATTATACTCTGGAGGAGGAAAACGGATCTATCGATATTTCCAAAGCCTTAAAGATTGCTTCTTGGTACGAGGTTTCCAAAGAATTTTGGGCGTATTTAGCGGAGAAAAAAATCCTAGATCCAGATCATTTCATACATAAAATCCCACATTATAGTTTTGTATGGGGAGAAGAGGATGTTTCTTTTTTAAAGAGACGTTATGAGGCACTTTCAAAAGAGCCTCTCTTCCAAGATTTACAGTATACCGAAGATCGATCTGTTTTATCTGAATGGATGCCACTTGTGATGAAAGGTAGAGATAAAAATACTCCCGTTGCTGGAACCAAGATGGACATAGGAACTGACGTTGATTTCGGGACATTAACTCGGGATTTATTTAAATACTTAGCAAATTTAGATGGAGTGAGTGTTAAGTATCATGAAGACGTAAATGATTTAGAGAGAGAAAAAGACGGATTATGGAACTTAACCGCTACCAATCAAACTACTCATGAAAAAGAACACCATGAAGCTAGTTTTGTATTTATTGGTGCTGGTGGTGGATCTCTTCCTTTATTAGAAAAATCAGATATACCGGAGGCGGAAGGATTTGGAGGATTTCCGATTAGTGGTCAGTGGTTACGTTGTATGAATCCGGAAATCATAGAAAGTCATTTTGCTAAAGTCTATGGCAAAGCATCTGTAGGCTCTCCACCTATGTCAGTTCCCCATTTGGATACTCGTTTAATTAATGGAAAAAAGGAACTTTTATTTGGACCTTATGCAGGATTTACAACTCGTTTTCTGAAACGAGGATCATATTGGGATTTGGCAAAATCTTTGGAGTTAGGAAATATTTTTCCCATGATTTCAGCGGGTATGCATAATTTACCTCTTACAAAGTATTTAATCCAGCAGGCACTTCAGTCTCATCGTGATAGAATGAAAGCTCTCAAAGTATATTTCCCGAAAGCAAAAAGTAAAGACTGGAAATTGGAAATCGCAGGAAAACGAGTCCAAGTAATTAAAGCTGATAAAGAAGAGGGTGGTGTTTTAGAATTTGGAACAGAAGTTGTCGCGGCAAAAGATGGAACACTCGCCGCTTTACTCGGAGCATCTCCGGGCGCATCTACTTCGGTCGCTATTATGTTAGAAGTAATCGCTGATTGTTTCAAACGAAAAACAAGTAGTCCTGAATGGCAAACCAAACTCAAACGAATGATTCCTAGTTATGGCGAGTCTTTTATTCAAAACGAAGAACTTTGTAAAAAGAGTCGTAAACGGACGGAAGAAATTTTGAATTTAAAATAA
- a CDS encoding SPFH domain-containing protein, whose amino-acid sequence MGIFDKLKGEFIDVIEYTDDSLSGLVHRFERHGNEIKNGAQLTVRESQTAIFVNEGEMGDIFKPGRYELTTKNIPILTTLKSWKYGLNSPFKAEVYFINTKLFTGLTWGTKNPIMLRDPEFRQVQVRAFGTYTIRVADPVKLVKEVSGTSSSFDIENVEDQLRSLLVSEFTDALAEMNIPVLDVARNYKELGAKIQGFVNEEFGKLGLEITKFIIENISLPANLQKFLDDDTGAAMVRDVNKVNQMKMGDAMLNASQNEGSGGMMGMGMGAGMGMNMGQQMGGMMNNQQQNSSPPPIPGGVAYFVAVNGQQQGPFNMDQLRAAISSGQVTRDSLIWKNGMASWVKASENPETTGLFGSVPPPLPPQ is encoded by the coding sequence ATGGGTATTTTTGATAAACTGAAAGGCGAATTTATTGACGTCATAGAATATACGGATGACAGTCTTTCTGGACTAGTGCATAGATTTGAGCGTCATGGAAATGAAATTAAAAATGGAGCTCAGTTAACAGTACGCGAATCACAAACTGCTATTTTCGTAAATGAAGGGGAAATGGGAGATATTTTTAAACCAGGTCGTTATGAATTGACCACTAAAAATATTCCAATCCTTACTACTTTAAAAAGTTGGAAATACGGACTCAATTCCCCTTTTAAAGCAGAAGTTTATTTTATTAACACAAAATTATTTACTGGTCTCACATGGGGAACCAAAAATCCGATTATGTTACGTGATCCTGAATTTCGTCAAGTTCAAGTGCGTGCATTTGGGACCTATACAATTCGAGTTGCTGATCCAGTAAAACTAGTGAAAGAAGTATCTGGTACTTCTAGTAGTTTTGATATTGAAAATGTGGAAGATCAACTTCGAAGTCTTCTCGTGAGTGAATTTACAGATGCGTTAGCCGAAATGAATATCCCTGTATTAGATGTCGCTAGAAACTACAAGGAGTTAGGTGCAAAGATTCAAGGTTTTGTAAATGAAGAATTTGGAAAACTTGGGCTTGAAATTACTAAATTTATTATAGAAAATATTTCTCTTCCTGCCAATCTCCAAAAATTCCTAGACGACGATACTGGGGCTGCAATGGTTAGAGACGTCAACAAAGTCAACCAAATGAAGATGGGTGATGCAATGTTAAACGCTTCCCAAAATGAAGGTTCAGGTGGTATGATGGGTATGGGAATGGGTGCCGGTATGGGAATGAACATGGGTCAACAAATGGGTGGAATGATGAATAACCAACAGCAAAATTCAAGTCCTCCTCCAATTCCAGGCGGTGTAGCATATTTTGTAGCGGTTAATGGACAACAACAAGGTCCTTTCAATATGGATCAACTTCGTGCGGCAATTTCTAGTGGGCAGGTAACAAGAGATAGCCTCATTTGGAAAAACGGAATGGCAAGTTGGGTAAAGGCTTCCGAAAATCCGGAAACTACTGGGTTATTTGGTTCTGTTCCTCCTCCACTCCCTCCACAATAA
- a CDS encoding EAL domain-containing response regulator — MTNSSKLEGKKKPVILCVDDEVLILQSLGEQIELEFGEEFDVKMIDAPPSALEFIAECNSNHVEIPVIICDQIMPVMHGDDFLVLIHQTNPEIRKIMLTGFASGQEVGKALNKANLYRFISKPYQINDLHLTIREAIRSYFTDKSLVEKNKELERALFYNSETNLANWENLQKRLSEYSVDGLTLSLAIIKIENYIYFIEYFGAKIYNKILLELIKIISSKVLDGEEMFHTQQDEFLVLSTKPISEEFIHKFSLFRMMLKSEYIEVEGLAFQVSLFISFTSGNKNLYSTAKSGLLHRVNNSTSSSLSEHTNEIEFHKQNIFWGRKFISAIQNKAIVPFYQGIMDNRTKKISKFECLVRINDNGTIVNPDKFLNIANATGMIKLITIIVMDKAFSLFSKNDFAISINITQFDLEYKDFAQLVEAKLQHYNMSPSRITFEILENISLNINNQSLQTISQLRKMGCKIAIDDFGIHFSNLARLLEIQPDFIKIDGWFIKNINTNRRAYLVTKAIIELSHSLNAEVIAEFVSEKEIQDKLLELGVEHSQGFYIGKPSPTISINQ, encoded by the coding sequence ATGACAAATAGTTCCAAACTAGAAGGTAAAAAAAAACCAGTTATTCTATGCGTTGATGATGAAGTTCTCATTTTACAGAGTTTGGGTGAACAAATTGAGCTAGAGTTTGGGGAGGAGTTTGATGTTAAAATGATTGATGCTCCTCCTTCAGCTTTAGAATTTATTGCTGAATGTAACTCCAATCATGTAGAAATTCCTGTAATAATTTGTGATCAGATAATGCCCGTAATGCACGGGGACGATTTTTTAGTATTAATTCATCAGACAAATCCAGAAATACGTAAAATTATGCTGACCGGATTTGCTTCTGGGCAAGAAGTTGGGAAAGCTTTAAATAAAGCAAATCTCTATCGATTTATTTCAAAGCCTTACCAAATCAATGATTTGCATTTAACGATTCGAGAGGCAATTCGTTCTTACTTTACTGATAAATCATTGGTAGAAAAAAACAAAGAACTAGAAAGAGCTTTATTTTACAATAGTGAAACTAATTTAGCTAACTGGGAAAATTTACAAAAACGTCTTTCTGAATACTCAGTGGATGGTCTTACTCTAAGCCTTGCAATAATAAAAATAGAAAATTATATATATTTCATTGAATACTTTGGAGCAAAAATATATAATAAAATTTTATTAGAATTAATTAAAATTATTTCTTCTAAGGTGTTAGATGGAGAAGAAATGTTTCATACTCAGCAAGATGAATTTTTGGTTCTGTCTACAAAACCTATTAGTGAGGAATTTATTCATAAATTTTCTTTGTTTCGTATGATGCTAAAATCTGAATACATAGAAGTCGAAGGGCTTGCTTTTCAAGTTTCATTATTTATTTCTTTTACTAGCGGAAACAAGAACTTATATTCAACGGCTAAGTCTGGATTGTTACATAGAGTTAATAATTCTACCAGCTCTAGTTTATCTGAACATACCAACGAAATCGAGTTTCATAAACAGAATATATTTTGGGGTAGAAAATTTATCTCCGCAATTCAAAATAAAGCAATTGTTCCATTTTATCAGGGGATAATGGATAACAGAACTAAAAAAATTTCCAAATTTGAATGTTTAGTTCGTATAAATGATAATGGCACAATTGTAAATCCTGATAAATTTTTGAATATTGCTAACGCAACTGGAATGATCAAACTTATTACTATAATCGTAATGGATAAAGCATTCTCCTTATTCAGTAAAAATGACTTTGCCATTTCAATTAATATTACTCAATTTGATTTAGAATATAAAGATTTTGCACAACTCGTAGAAGCAAAATTGCAACACTACAATATGTCACCCTCTCGGATAACGTTTGAAATTTTGGAAAATATTTCTCTAAATATAAATAACCAAAGTTTACAAACAATTTCCCAATTAAGAAAAATGGGCTGTAAAATTGCGATTGATGATTTTGGAATTCATTTCTCGAATCTTGCAAGATTGCTCGAAATTCAACCAGACTTTATTAAAATTGATGGATGGTTCATTAAGAATATAAATACCAATCGTAGGGCGTACTTAGTCACTAAGGCAATAATTGAGTTATCTCATAGTTTAAATGCAGAAGTAATTGCTGAATTTGTTTCGGAAAAGGAAATCCAAGATAAGTTACTTGAGTTAGGCGTAGAACATTCGCAAGGATTTTATATCGGAAAACCTTCTCCAACTATTTCAATTAATCAATGA
- a CDS encoding SpoIIE family protein phosphatase, with protein MGGTIKDTPEQWNFWNLHRHYSIGENILEQGKNEILLKVYVDSEGAIPDFIEIGDREKVDATVLASMFYESYLNGIVAVLFIFIAFYHLLIYVKRKQDKENLYYALFCFSYSVYSLNFVSWIFSSVLNISYFLFQKIIFISMFISVYSLYRFISVFLKRKDRKWIFVLFWIFAILPLVIVIVAPNYKTMYQTRGIVTLFTLPFLLYVLLIPVYNYIKYKNEEAKTMLASLIIIFIVAIHDILNVIFKWNSSFWVGPGIPLFMGSIMFLLGNKFVDVYNQTDELNETLEEKVVTRTKEVMEKMEVINALNVQQDGDYYLTSLIEKPLGTNYNKSKYVKTEFYVEQKKRFQFKNRNSELGGDICITGNLRFGNGKDRYIFFFNGDAMGKSMQGAGGAIVAGTVVNSILARSARNNKIQKISPREWITETYLELNGVFNTFDGSMLMSCACGVINEKTGQMWYFNAEHPWTVLYRDNRAEFIESGLVLRKLGTIIEGNTFQVQEFQFYKGDVLLVGSDGRDDLDISHDNHRDINEDETRFLKAVEQSAADIKKIPEIIHSMGKVTDDLSLIRIYFEQNPEEEKKETHEIDIAQNLLNSGSTKEGIEKLKDFLSIHPNNISALETLGSFYYSNKNYKESSFYFEKIIDISPDDADTMFNLSVCYKHLREYDLSIKYGEKLYEINPKKISNILHLADNFRMKEDFQKSRECLNLAIDSISYFENAVKLDNILKSKGF; from the coding sequence TTGGGCGGCACTATAAAAGATACTCCAGAACAATGGAATTTTTGGAACCTACATAGACATTATTCGATTGGAGAAAATATTTTAGAACAAGGGAAAAATGAAATCTTATTGAAAGTATATGTAGATTCAGAAGGCGCGATTCCCGATTTTATAGAAATTGGAGATAGAGAAAAAGTAGATGCAACGGTACTTGCGAGTATGTTCTACGAAAGTTATTTAAATGGAATTGTTGCTGTATTGTTTATTTTTATTGCATTTTATCATTTATTAATTTATGTAAAACGGAAGCAGGATAAGGAAAATCTATATTACGCGCTATTTTGTTTTTCCTATTCCGTATACAGTCTAAATTTTGTTAGCTGGATTTTTTCTTCTGTTCTAAATATTAGTTACTTTTTATTTCAAAAAATTATTTTTATTTCGATGTTTATCTCAGTTTATTCTCTTTATCGGTTTATATCCGTTTTCCTCAAACGGAAGGATCGCAAATGGATTTTTGTATTATTTTGGATTTTTGCTATTTTACCTCTAGTCATTGTTATAGTAGCACCAAACTATAAAACAATGTACCAAACTAGAGGCATTGTTACATTATTCACACTCCCCTTTTTGCTATACGTATTATTAATTCCAGTTTATAATTATATAAAATACAAAAACGAAGAAGCAAAAACTATGTTAGCAAGTTTAATCATTATTTTTATTGTAGCCATTCATGATATTCTAAACGTAATTTTTAAATGGAATTCTAGTTTTTGGGTCGGTCCCGGGATTCCTCTTTTTATGGGAAGTATTATGTTTTTATTAGGCAATAAATTTGTAGATGTTTACAATCAAACAGATGAATTAAATGAAACTCTAGAAGAAAAAGTAGTAACTCGAACCAAAGAAGTTATGGAAAAAATGGAAGTCATTAATGCCCTCAATGTCCAACAAGACGGGGATTATTACCTTACTTCCTTGATTGAAAAACCGCTCGGAACAAATTACAATAAATCAAAGTATGTAAAAACTGAATTCTATGTTGAACAGAAAAAACGTTTTCAATTTAAAAATAGGAATTCTGAGTTAGGCGGAGATATTTGTATTACAGGTAACTTACGATTTGGCAATGGAAAAGATAGATATATATTTTTCTTCAACGGAGATGCAATGGGAAAATCCATGCAGGGAGCCGGAGGAGCAATTGTAGCAGGCACAGTGGTAAATAGCATCCTAGCAAGATCGGCTAGAAATAATAAAATCCAAAAAATTTCACCGAGAGAGTGGATAACAGAAACTTACCTCGAACTCAATGGAGTATTCAATACTTTTGATGGATCAATGCTCATGTCTTGTGCCTGCGGTGTAATCAACGAAAAAACAGGGCAAATGTGGTATTTTAATGCAGAACATCCTTGGACTGTACTTTATAGAGATAACCGAGCTGAATTTATTGAATCCGGACTTGTTCTTCGCAAACTTGGAACTATCATCGAAGGAAATACCTTTCAAGTACAAGAATTTCAATTTTACAAAGGGGATGTTTTATTGGTTGGTTCGGACGGACGAGATGACTTAGATATTTCCCATGACAATCATCGGGATATCAATGAAGATGAAACTAGATTTTTAAAAGCAGTGGAACAATCTGCAGCTGATATTAAAAAAATTCCAGAAATTATTCATAGTATGGGAAAAGTTACTGATGATTTGTCTCTCATTCGTATTTACTTCGAGCAAAATCCAGAAGAAGAAAAAAAAGAAACACACGAAATAGATATTGCCCAAAACTTACTGAATTCAGGATCAACTAAAGAAGGAATCGAAAAACTAAAAGATTTTTTAAGTATTCATCCAAATAATATTTCTGCTTTAGAAACTCTTGGATCATTTTATTATAGTAATAAAAACTACAAAGAATCATCTTTTTATTTTGAAAAAATTATCGATATATCGCCTGACGATGCTGACACAATGTTTAATTTATCTGTATGTTATAAACATTTACGAGAATACGACTTATCCATAAAATATGGAGAGAAATTGTATGAAATCAATCCTAAAAAAATATCCAACATACTTCACTTAGCAGATAATTTTCGTATGAAAGAGGACTTCCAAAAATCAAGAGAATGTTTGAATTTAGCTATTGATTCAATATCATATTTTGAAAATGCAGTCAAACTTGATAATATATTAAAATCTAAAGGTTTTTAA
- a CDS encoding response regulator, with protein MAKILGDILKKEKFDVTTANNGQIGIDKAKEIKPDLVITDKMMPVKTGWEVLKELRAIPEFSKTPIFIITAKVGVNDAKIATEEGANGFITKPFSPGQIVEEIK; from the coding sequence ATGGCAAAAATTCTTGGTGATATATTGAAGAAAGAAAAGTTTGATGTGACAACGGCGAATAATGGACAAATAGGAATTGATAAAGCAAAAGAAATAAAACCAGATTTAGTAATTACAGATAAAATGATGCCAGTAAAAACTGGATGGGAAGTTTTAAAGGAATTAAGAGCTATCCCCGAATTTTCGAAAACTCCCATTTTTATAATTACTGCAAAAGTTGGTGTAAACGATGCCAAAATTGCCACCGAAGAAGGGGCAAATGGATTTATCACAAAACCTTTTTCGCCAGGTCAAATAGTAGAAGAGATTAAATAA
- a CDS encoding GAF domain-containing protein, with product MPNSPVAKSGVLDLSSLNSEPVNSENSFLVNLDGEWEFFWAEELPLFSEKNLPNTKYMPVPSQWQLHSYPPEGYATYRLFVKLPVWPEKVPLSISMSDASSAYKMFVNGKLVSQNGKFGKSKMESEIFMQHRNFSIESDVSELEILVNVSNFHEFRGGLWDTIQLGDTSTIQKNAKQKYALDIILFSTLFIMGLYHLGLFLYRRKDSAPFYFGLFCLFIALRTIIVKDRILLDVFPFLPFGVIHRLDYLSFYYGSFLCIQFIHSFFRQEFSSKWYLIFKIIFIPCILFSVFLPMSYYIKVANVVQGNLLLASLYTIYVLIHSIYKKRREAILFFIGFVGMSLLVVNDILKGMGFLGTPYLSSYGLLFFILFQSVIFSRRFASSFVLAEKLGEELAEKSDRLEEVAIELAELASNLERKIEERTKDLEEAKSELEALNHFTKGISSLSNLKEIFIEISKYAHSKYNLIACWLFLTNEKNEYLYAYKAYSYERITDDKYNYMMNKKIPLDESGGILYLTFHRKKTFYMNKIRKFAFEIDQEIINTLETNSFLCVPLISKNESVGILAFSNMSKDMKLQKRDISSISNLCSHIAGVIETTHLLQQIETAKKQTEELNQLIKDLNEELDLHVIMRKVLTYVKNNFGIHHYAIYGVEQGKRHIKLLDCDFPDSISETDREIIRNLLIPIQDIKGAHAFTFHAKRPFYLPKIKKSGVTQEELFVIEKFKAKSFLMIPLILQNEPVGILDFSNDDKLDLNKSDISRLSILGEHLAGIIYGSNLFKQVQSEKEKSLLAHKETELQKQETINLNLLIKSLNEELDLRVIMKKVSNYVKENFKIQHYGLYSVNRDEITFSLLDVSFPDYVSEEDRDTILSFKIPVKDIKGAHSFTFKSRKPFYVPTVQNQKILSKTTDKEMFVIEKFRIQSFLMVPLILQNKPIGILDFYNEEKMNISKSDISRISILGEQLAGIIYSSNLFKQVQEEKEKALIAQKEAVKERNKSEKLLLNILPEDVATELKEKGSTEPVLFESVSVLFTDFKGFTQIAEKLSASELVKELDSCFIQFDKITERNGMEKLKTIGDSYMCAGGIPKKNKTHAIDAILAGLEIQSFMTQMKEIKEITGDPYWELRLGIHSGPLVAGVIGEKKFAYDVWGDTVNTASRMESSSTPGKINISGTTYSLVKDFFEFEYRGKVNAKNKGEVDMYYVLGIRNEYSENSDKKIPNNKFWELYSKIV from the coding sequence TTGCCCAATTCACCCGTCGCAAAAAGTGGAGTTCTGGATTTAAGTTCTCTTAATAGCGAGCCAGTAAATTCTGAAAATTCTTTTCTGGTAAATTTAGATGGAGAATGGGAATTTTTTTGGGCGGAAGAGTTGCCATTATTTTCAGAGAAAAATTTACCAAATACAAAATACATGCCAGTTCCAAGTCAATGGCAACTTCATTCTTATCCACCGGAAGGATATGCCACTTATCGTTTATTTGTAAAACTTCCAGTATGGCCAGAAAAAGTTCCATTGTCCATTTCTATGTCTGATGCGAGTTCTGCTTACAAAATGTTCGTAAACGGGAAATTAGTTTCTCAAAATGGGAAATTTGGAAAATCGAAAATGGAATCTGAAATTTTTATGCAACATAGAAATTTTTCTATAGAGTCTGACGTTTCTGAGTTAGAAATTTTAGTTAATGTTTCTAATTTCCATGAATTCAGAGGAGGACTTTGGGATACTATTCAATTAGGAGATACTTCCACAATTCAAAAAAACGCAAAACAAAAGTATGCATTAGATATAATTTTATTTAGTACGTTATTTATTATGGGTCTATATCATTTAGGATTATTCTTATATCGAAGGAAAGACTCAGCTCCTTTTTATTTCGGATTGTTTTGTTTATTCATTGCACTTAGAACTATCATTGTGAAGGACAGAATTTTATTGGATGTATTTCCATTTTTACCGTTTGGGGTAATTCACAGACTTGATTATTTAAGTTTTTATTATGGAAGTTTTCTTTGTATTCAATTTATTCATTCTTTCTTTAGGCAGGAATTTTCTTCCAAATGGTATTTAATATTTAAAATTATTTTTATTCCCTGTATTTTATTTAGCGTATTTTTGCCCATGAGTTATTATATCAAGGTAGCAAATGTAGTGCAAGGTAATTTACTGTTAGCCTCACTTTATACTATTTATGTATTAATTCATTCGATATATAAAAAACGCAGGGAAGCTATTTTGTTTTTTATCGGATTTGTTGGAATGTCATTGTTAGTCGTCAATGATATATTAAAGGGAATGGGATTTTTAGGAACGCCTTATTTATCGAGTTATGGACTTTTATTTTTTATACTTTTCCAGTCTGTGATTTTTTCGAGGAGGTTTGCGAGTAGCTTTGTGTTGGCTGAGAAATTAGGGGAAGAGTTAGCAGAAAAATCTGATCGGTTAGAAGAAGTCGCTATAGAATTAGCAGAATTAGCATCCAATTTAGAAAGGAAAATCGAAGAAAGAACAAAGGATTTAGAAGAGGCAAAATCAGAATTAGAAGCTCTGAATCATTTTACAAAGGGAATCAGTTCTCTTTCAAATCTAAAAGAAATTTTTATAGAGATTTCAAAGTATGCTCATTCAAAGTATAATTTAATTGCTTGTTGGTTGTTTCTAACGAATGAAAAAAATGAATATTTATATGCATATAAAGCATACAGTTATGAGCGAATCACGGATGATAAATACAATTACATGATGAACAAAAAAATTCCGCTCGATGAAAGCGGTGGGATTCTTTACTTAACCTTCCATCGCAAAAAAACATTTTATATGAATAAAATCAGAAAATTCGCATTCGAAATTGACCAAGAGATTATAAATACCTTGGAGACGAATTCATTTTTATGCGTACCATTAATTAGTAAAAATGAAAGTGTTGGAATATTAGCATTTTCTAATATGAGCAAAGACATGAAGTTACAGAAAAGGGATATTTCTAGTATTTCTAATTTATGTTCACATATTGCTGGAGTCATAGAAACAACACATCTACTTCAACAAATTGAAACTGCCAAAAAACAAACGGAAGAACTGAATCAGTTGATAAAAGATTTAAATGAAGAATTGGATTTACATGTAATTATGCGTAAGGTATTAACATATGTAAAAAATAATTTTGGAATACATCATTATGCGATTTATGGAGTTGAGCAGGGCAAAAGGCATATTAAACTATTAGATTGTGATTTTCCGGATTCTATTTCAGAAACAGACAGAGAAATAATTCGTAATCTTTTGATTCCAATACAGGATATCAAGGGAGCACATGCATTTACCTTCCATGCGAAACGTCCATTTTATTTACCTAAAATTAAAAAAAGTGGAGTTACACAAGAAGAGTTATTTGTAATTGAAAAGTTTAAAGCAAAATCATTTTTAATGATTCCTTTAATTTTACAAAATGAACCAGTTGGTATATTGGATTTTTCGAATGATGATAAATTAGATTTGAATAAGTCGGATATTTCCAGACTTTCTATTTTAGGAGAGCATTTAGCGGGAATAATTTATGGTTCGAATTTATTTAAACAAGTACAATCAGAAAAAGAAAAATCTCTTTTAGCACACAAGGAAACAGAATTACAAAAACAGGAAACTATAAACTTAAATCTTTTGATTAAAAGTCTGAACGAAGAGTTGGACTTAAGAGTAATTATGAAAAAAGTTTCTAATTATGTGAAAGAAAATTTTAAAATTCAGCATTATGGTTTATACAGCGTGAATCGAGATGAAATTACTTTTAGTTTATTAGATGTATCGTTTCCTGATTATGTATCCGAGGAAGATCGAGATACAATTTTGAGTTTTAAAATTCCCGTTAAAGATATAAAAGGGGCACATTCGTTTACTTTTAAAAGTCGGAAACCATTTTATGTACCGACCGTTCAAAATCAAAAAATTTTAAGTAAAACGACTGATAAAGAAATGTTTGTGATTGAAAAATTTAGGATTCAATCTTTTTTAATGGTTCCATTAATTTTACAAAATAAACCGATAGGTATATTAGATTTTTATAATGAAGAAAAAATGAATATCTCCAAATCTGATATATCTCGTATATCTATTTTAGGAGAGCAGTTAGCTGGAATTATCTATAGTTCGAATTTATTTAAACAGGTACAAGAGGAAAAAGAAAAAGCTCTCATAGCACAAAAGGAAGCAGTAAAAGAGCGTAATAAATCAGAGAAGTTACTTTTGAATATCCTCCCGGAAGATGTTGCAACCGAACTAAAAGAAAAAGGATCGACTGAACCCGTATTGTTTGAATCGGTTTCTGTATTATTTACTGATTTTAAAGGTTTTACACAAATTGCCGAAAAATTGTCTGCTTCTGAGTTGGTAAAAGAATTGGATTCTTGTTTTATACAATTTGATAAAATTACCGAACGAAATGGAATGGAGAAATTGAAAACGATTGGCGATAGTTATATGTGTGCGGGTGGTATTCCCAAAAAGAATAAAACTCATGCGATAGATGCAATCCTTGCGGGTTTAGAAATCCAATCCTTTATGACTCAGATGAAGGAAATTAAAGAAATTACCGGAGATCCGTATTGGGAACTTAGGTTAGGGATTCACTCTGGACCGCTAGTTGCAGGGGTGATTGGGGAAAAAAAGTTTGCCTACGATGTATGGGGTGATACTGTTAACACTGCAAGCCGAATGGAGTCTAGTAGTACGCCTGGAAAAATTAATATAAGCGGAACAACTTATAGTCTTGTAAAAGATTTTTTTGAATTTGAGTATCGCGGAAAAGTAAATGCTAAAAATAAAGGTGAAGTAGATATGTATTATGTGCTTGGCATAAGAAATGAGTATTCGGAAAATTCGGATAAAAAAATACCGAACAATAAGTTTTGGGAATTATATTCAAAAATAGTTTAG